One Aquisediminimonas profunda genomic region harbors:
- a CDS encoding MiaB/RimO family radical SAM methylthiotransferase, which yields MSVEVINFGCRLNLAEGEAIRARLKDQVDLIVVNSCAVTSEAERQARQAIRRAAKRRPEARIIVTGCAAETNAALFSAMPEVSEILGNRAKRGHSNAPAVSGVGHARAFVEIQNGCDHSCTFCIIPQGRGESRSIPAGAVIEAVQAAVDRGQQEIILTGVDLTSYGSDLPGRPTLGSLVERVLRHVPALPRIRLSSLDSIEIDPQLEDIIVNEPRVMPHVHLSLQSGDDMILKRMKRRHTRAQAVALVDRLKRRRPDIAIGADIIAGFPTEDESMFENSLRLLDDCDIVFGHIFPFSPRPGTAAARMPQIDRKSVKDRAVRLRVASAERKSRWLESLVGTTQKVLFELDGQTGHAPNFADVGLDQSLSGGNMRGTMIETLITSSDGQKLSGIPA from the coding sequence TTGAGCGTCGAAGTCATCAACTTCGGATGCCGCCTCAACTTGGCGGAAGGCGAAGCCATTCGTGCCCGACTGAAAGATCAAGTCGATCTGATCGTCGTAAACTCTTGTGCGGTCACCAGCGAAGCAGAACGGCAAGCCCGCCAAGCGATTCGCCGCGCAGCGAAGCGGCGGCCCGAGGCGAGGATTATCGTGACGGGGTGCGCGGCCGAAACGAACGCAGCCCTGTTTTCAGCAATGCCGGAAGTATCGGAGATTCTTGGCAACCGCGCAAAGCGTGGACATTCAAACGCTCCGGCAGTCTCGGGCGTCGGCCATGCGCGTGCCTTTGTAGAGATCCAGAATGGCTGCGATCATAGCTGCACCTTCTGCATCATTCCGCAAGGACGCGGCGAAAGTCGGTCGATTCCGGCAGGTGCCGTCATTGAGGCCGTTCAAGCGGCGGTGGATCGCGGCCAGCAGGAAATCATCCTCACGGGGGTCGACCTGACAAGCTATGGATCGGACCTTCCCGGGCGACCAACACTTGGAAGCCTTGTCGAGCGCGTCCTCCGGCACGTCCCTGCCCTCCCCCGAATTCGCCTGTCTTCGCTCGACTCCATTGAGATCGACCCGCAACTTGAAGACATCATCGTGAACGAACCGCGCGTTATGCCGCATGTCCATCTTTCGCTTCAGTCGGGCGACGACATGATCCTGAAGCGCATGAAGCGGCGCCACACACGTGCGCAGGCCGTTGCACTCGTGGATCGACTTAAAAGGCGCCGACCCGATATCGCAATTGGCGCCGATATCATCGCAGGGTTTCCCACCGAAGATGAGTCAATGTTCGAGAACAGTCTTAGACTGCTCGACGATTGCGATATTGTTTTCGGGCATATCTTTCCCTTTTCGCCTCGCCCCGGCACCGCTGCCGCCCGGATGCCGCAGATCGACCGGAAATCTGTCAAGGATCGCGCGGTGCGCCTTCGGGTGGCTTCAGCCGAACGCAAGTCGCGCTGGTTGGAGTCATTGGTCGGCACGACCCAGAAAGTGCTCTTCGAGCTGGATGGACAGACGGGGCACGCACCCAATTTTGCCGACGTCGGCCTTGATCAAAGCCTGTCAGGCGGCAATATGCGCGGCACCATGATTGAAACACTCATTACAAGTTCGGACGGGCAGAAACTGTCAGGCATCCCAGCGTGA
- the pspA gene encoding phage shock protein PspA produces the protein MGIFSRTRDIIAANVTDLLDKAEDPAKMIRMIILEMEETLVEVRATAARNIADQKEMRRHIAKLEKLEESWTEKAELALSKDREDLAKAALIERQKATDMAEQLQAEIGALDEALKSSEADIAKLQAKLREARTRQNAIMTRLESAHNRIKVREAYAGSKVEEAFARFDVLERRVDFAEGRADALYMGQEPKSLEEEINELKSSEKVDAALEALKASVAKKG, from the coding sequence ATGGGAATTTTTTCACGTACTCGCGACATCATCGCCGCCAACGTCACTGACCTTCTCGACAAGGCCGAGGATCCGGCAAAGATGATCCGCATGATCATTCTCGAAATGGAAGAGACGCTTGTCGAGGTACGCGCGACGGCTGCCCGGAACATTGCGGACCAGAAGGAAATGCGCCGCCATATTGCCAAACTGGAAAAGCTGGAGGAAAGCTGGACCGAAAAGGCAGAGCTGGCCCTTTCCAAGGATCGTGAAGACCTCGCCAAGGCTGCACTTATCGAACGCCAGAAGGCAACGGACATGGCCGAACAGCTGCAGGCCGAAATCGGCGCCCTTGATGAAGCGCTGAAATCTTCCGAAGCGGATATTGCAAAGCTCCAGGCCAAGCTCCGTGAAGCACGCACCCGCCAGAATGCGATCATGACCCGGCTGGAATCCGCCCATAACCGTATCAAGGTGCGCGAAGCCTACGCCGGCTCCAAGGTTGAGGAAGCGTTTGCGCGCTTCGACGTCCTGGAACGCCGCGTCGATTTCGCAGAGGGCCGCGCAGACGCGCTTTACATGGGCCAAGAGCCCAAGAGTCTTGAGGAAGAAATCAACGAACTCAAGTCATCCGAAAAGGTCGATGCAGCACTCGAAGCGCTGAAGGCCAGCGTCGCAAAGAAGGGTTGA
- the pspF gene encoding phage shock protein operon transcriptional activator, whose product MERTNQFVGESGAFLDSVERASRAAALNRPVLVIGERGTGKELVAERLHRLSPRWDGPFVTMNCAALTETLIEAELFGHEAGAFTGATKTREGRFEEADGGTLFLDELATLSAAAQERLLRAVEYGEVTRIGSNRPIRVDVRIVAATNEHLPALVDKGRFRADLLDRLAFEVVTLPPLRARDGDIEVLADHFGRRMASEMEWPSWPGFSKEAVAQLKSYDWPGNVRELRNVIERAVYRWEDPDVPVDAIEFDPFASPWRPRSVMRSVDNRDDDKTKAPAAASTLPSAEDSLEVGDLRNAVLAHERKLLETALAQNRHNQRATAKALNLSYDQLRHCLKRHALLG is encoded by the coding sequence ATGGAAAGAACGAACCAGTTTGTGGGTGAATCGGGGGCTTTTCTCGATAGTGTCGAGCGGGCAAGTCGAGCAGCCGCGCTCAACCGTCCAGTCCTCGTGATTGGAGAGCGGGGGACAGGCAAGGAGCTTGTAGCAGAGCGCCTGCACAGGCTCAGCCCACGGTGGGACGGGCCTTTCGTCACGATGAATTGTGCTGCCTTGACTGAAACGCTCATCGAGGCGGAGCTGTTCGGACATGAAGCTGGTGCCTTCACCGGTGCAACGAAGACCCGGGAAGGCAGGTTTGAAGAAGCGGACGGGGGCACACTCTTTCTGGATGAGCTCGCGACATTGTCCGCAGCGGCACAGGAGCGGCTGCTGCGTGCCGTTGAATATGGCGAGGTCACGCGCATCGGCTCCAACCGCCCGATCCGTGTCGACGTCAGGATTGTTGCCGCGACAAACGAGCATCTGCCGGCTCTCGTCGATAAGGGACGTTTTCGCGCCGACCTCCTTGACCGGCTGGCGTTTGAAGTCGTGACCTTGCCACCCCTGAGAGCGCGCGACGGAGATATCGAGGTTCTGGCCGATCATTTTGGCCGCCGTATGGCTTCCGAAATGGAATGGCCGAGCTGGCCGGGCTTTTCAAAGGAGGCTGTTGCCCAGCTGAAATCCTATGATTGGCCCGGCAATGTTCGTGAGCTGCGCAACGTCATCGAGCGCGCCGTATATCGTTGGGAAGATCCGGATGTGCCCGTCGATGCGATTGAGTTTGATCCGTTTGCTTCACCCTGGCGACCACGGTCCGTAATGAGAAGCGTCGATAACCGAGACGATGACAAGACCAAGGCGCCCGCAGCGGCATCCACCTTGCCCTCGGCGGAGGATAGTTTGGAAGTCGGGGATCTACGCAACGCAGTGTTGGCGCACGAACGGAAACTGCTGGAAACTGCACTCGCGCAGAACCGCCATAATCAGCGGGCGACAGCAAAAGCTCTGAACCTCAGTTATGACCAGCTGCGGCACTGCCTCAAGCGGCACGCTCTATTGGGCTGA
- the ispZ gene encoding septation protein IspZ, whose product MNAKVPAAAPSWLPAALDYAPLVLFFIGYKLLGVLGGTAIFMVAITAAVLISKWKLGRISPMMWLSAILVIVFGGLTLYLHDPKFIQIKPTIIYAILSALLFGGLMRGRALLKTVLEHGYDGLSDRGWLLLSRNWAWFFAAMAVTNELLRRSVGFDAWLTIKVWGVTILTILFAAANVPMLLRHGLGGGEKDSAQ is encoded by the coding sequence ATGAACGCCAAAGTGCCCGCTGCTGCCCCAAGCTGGCTCCCGGCCGCACTCGACTATGCGCCTCTTGTCCTGTTCTTTATCGGATACAAGCTGCTGGGCGTGCTCGGCGGAACGGCAATATTCATGGTCGCCATCACGGCCGCTGTCCTCATATCCAAATGGAAATTGGGTCGCATTTCGCCAATGATGTGGCTGTCGGCCATTCTCGTGATCGTGTTCGGCGGCCTCACGCTTTACCTGCACGATCCCAAGTTCATCCAGATCAAGCCCACGATCATTTACGCGATCCTATCAGCACTACTCTTCGGCGGGTTGATGCGCGGGCGCGCTCTTCTCAAGACGGTTTTGGAGCATGGCTATGACGGTCTGAGCGATCGGGGATGGCTCCTCCTTTCGAGGAACTGGGCATGGTTCTTTGCCGCAATGGCTGTTACGAACGAATTGTTACGCCGGAGCGTCGGCTTCGATGCCTGGCTGACGATCAAGGTCTGGGGCGTTACGATCCTCACAATCCTGTTCGCGGCTGCCAATGTCCCAATGCTTCTCAGACACGGCCTTGGCGGCGGCGAGAAGGATTCAGCCCAATAG
- the pspC gene encoding envelope stress response membrane protein PspC, with amino-acid sequence MSGSRTKFYLDKQNAKWSGVCAGIADYTGFDVTLIRIGAVLLTLMTTGWIIVAYFIAAWLAPRKPLGLYDTVEDQKFWQGVRQSPARSARDVRAKFRDVDRRLADVETYYTSRNSSLANEIDSLR; translated from the coding sequence ATGTCCGGAAGCCGCACCAAATTCTATCTCGACAAGCAGAACGCCAAATGGTCAGGAGTCTGCGCAGGCATCGCCGATTATACCGGCTTTGATGTGACCCTGATCCGCATCGGCGCAGTCCTGTTGACCCTTATGACGACGGGCTGGATCATAGTAGCCTATTTCATTGCAGCCTGGCTGGCGCCAAGAAAGCCTCTGGGCCTGTATGATACCGTCGAAGACCAGAAGTTCTGGCAGGGTGTTCGTCAGTCTCCGGCCCGTTCCGCACGGGACGTCCGCGCCAAGTTCCGCGATGTCGATCGCAGGCTGGCTGATGTTGAGACTTACTATACCAGCCGCAATTCAAGCCTTGCGAACGAAATCGACAGCTTGCGCTGA
- the pspB gene encoding envelope stress response membrane protein PspB — MDDILVPIIVIPTIFIGLPWLIFHYITKWKTSATLTREDENLLDELHEMARRLDERVHTVERILTADNPNWKSSSELDAPAARISNRH; from the coding sequence ATGGATGATATTCTCGTTCCAATCATCGTCATTCCGACAATCTTCATCGGCTTGCCATGGCTTATCTTCCACTACATTACGAAATGGAAGACGTCCGCAACCCTGACGCGCGAAGATGAAAATCTTCTCGACGAGTTGCACGAAATGGCACGCCGCCTCGATGAACGCGTTCACACGGTCGAACGCATCCTGACCGCAGACAACCCCAACTGGAAGTCAAGCAGCGAGCTGGATGCGCCAGCAGCCCGCATCAGTAACCGCCACTGA
- the ftsY gene encoding signal recognition particle-docking protein FtsY: MNDTPWHKKLLGGFKKTSERLTENLTGLVTKSKLDSATLDEIEEALIVSDLGPATAAAVRSRLADSRYERGIDEVGVREVLAEEIAKVLAPVAVPIEIEAFPRPQVILVIGVNGSGKTTTIAKLAHLFLEQDYGVMLAAGDTFRAAAIGQLKVWADRLGIPIVSGPEGGDAAGIVFDAVKKATATGIDVLIVDTAGRLQNKRELMDELAKIRRVLGRINPASPHNVVLVLDATTGQNALSQIEIFKEVAGVTGLVMTKLDGTARGGVLVAAAEKFGLPIHAVGVGETLDDLRPFDAQEMAHVIAGAQA; this comes from the coding sequence GTGAACGATACTCCTTGGCACAAGAAGCTGCTTGGCGGCTTCAAGAAGACATCCGAGCGCCTGACTGAAAATCTCACCGGGCTCGTGACCAAATCGAAGCTCGACTCTGCAACGCTAGACGAGATCGAAGAGGCTCTGATTGTGTCCGACCTTGGGCCTGCAACGGCAGCAGCCGTGCGCTCGCGGTTGGCCGACAGCAGATATGAACGCGGCATCGACGAAGTGGGTGTTCGCGAAGTCCTTGCTGAGGAGATTGCGAAAGTCCTCGCTCCGGTTGCCGTTCCCATTGAAATCGAAGCCTTCCCACGGCCGCAGGTCATCCTGGTCATTGGCGTCAACGGCTCAGGCAAGACGACCACAATCGCAAAACTGGCTCATCTGTTCCTCGAGCAGGATTATGGTGTCATGCTCGCAGCGGGCGATACCTTCCGGGCGGCCGCCATTGGTCAACTAAAAGTATGGGCTGACCGGCTGGGCATTCCGATCGTCAGTGGTCCGGAAGGCGGGGACGCCGCAGGTATCGTGTTCGATGCCGTCAAGAAGGCCACGGCGACAGGCATTGATGTGCTGATTGTCGATACAGCGGGAAGGCTTCAGAACAAACGCGAGTTGATGGATGAGCTCGCCAAGATTCGCCGCGTGCTCGGCCGTATCAACCCTGCGTCTCCGCACAATGTCGTCCTCGTCCTCGATGCGACGACTGGTCAGAATGCGTTAAGCCAGATCGAGATATTCAAGGAAGTGGCGGGCGTTACTGGACTTGTGATGACAAAACTCGATGGGACGGCACGTGGCGGCGTACTTGTGGCAGCAGCAGAAAAATTTGGCCTGCCCATCCATGCGGTCGGAGTTGGTGAAACCCTTGATGACTTGCGGCCTTTCGATGCGCAGGAAATGGCGCATGTCATTGCTGGAGCTCAAGCATGA